One genomic segment of Falco peregrinus isolate bFalPer1 chromosome 7, bFalPer1.pri, whole genome shotgun sequence includes these proteins:
- the B3GNT2 gene encoding N-acetyllactosaminide beta-1,3-N-acetylglucosaminyltransferase 2, whose product MSVGRRRLKLLGILMMVNIFIYVIVEVSKSGSQEKNAKGRVIIPHSKFWRKYTPHKAYWNKQQQKLELLYNPILTLLSNMTVEENLVSNSSVLSSCDPDPWVPSEVSDFASLPDRFKDFLLYLRCRNYSLLMDQPNKCKHKPFLLLAIKSLTPHFDRRQAIRESWGKEIISGDVTVKRVFLLGQTPPEDNFPDLSDMIKFESETHQDILLWNYRDTFFNLTLKEVLFLKWVSSSCADVQFIFKGDDDVFVNTHQILDYLKSLSKDKAKDLFIGDVIKDAGPHREKKLKYYIPESVYEGSYPPYAGGGGFLYSGDLALRLNNASDQVLLYPIDDVYTGMCLQKLGLAPEKHKGFKTFDIEEKYRNNICSYTNLMLVHSRKPQEMIKIWTRLQDPHLNC is encoded by the coding sequence ATGAGTGTTGGACGCAGAAGATTAAAGCTGCTGGGAATTCTGATGATggtaaacatttttatttatgtgatTGTGGAAGTCTCAAAAAGTGGCAGCCAAGAGAAGAATGCAAAAGGCCGTGTTATTATACCACACAGCAAATTCTGGAGAAAATACACTCCTCACAAAGCTTATTGGaacaaacagcaacagaagCTTGAGCTGCTTTACAACCCTATTCTGACCTTGCTTTCCAATATGACTGTGGAAGAGAACTTGGTTTCTAACTCAAGTGTGCTCAGTTCCTGTGACCCTGACCCATGGGTACCTTCAGAGGTTAGTGACTTTGCAAGCTTGCCAGACAGGTTTAaagattttctgctttatttgaGATGTAGAAATTATTCATTATTAATGGATCAGCCAAACAAGTGCAAACATAAAccttttctgctgctggctATTAAGTCACTTACACCCCATTTTGATAGAAGGCAAGCAATTAGGGAATCCTGGGGCAAGGAAATAATATCCGGCGATGTGACAGTCAAAAGGGTCTTCTTACTTGGACAGACCCCACCAGAGGATAATTTCCCTGATCTTTCAGACATGATAAAATTTGAGAGTGAAACCCACCAAGACATTCTGCTGTGGAACTACAGAGACACTTTTTTCAATTTAACTCTGAAAGAGGTGCTGTTTCTTAAGTGGGTCAGCAGCAGTTGTGCAGATGTCCAGTTTATATTTAAGGGTGATGATGATGTTTTTGTGAATACCCATCAGATCCTGGATTACTTGAAGAGCTTATCAAAGGACAAAGCCAAAGACTTATTTATAGGCGATGTGATCAAAGATGCTGGAcctcacagagaaaaaaaattgaagtacTACATCCCAGAAAGTGTTTATGAAGGTTCATATCCTCCATATGCAGGAGGTGGTGGGTTTCTGTACTCTGGTGATCTGGCGTTAAGGCTGAATAACGCATCTGACCAGGTACTTCTTTACCCTATTGATGATGTTTATACTGGAATGTGCCTTCAGAAACTTGGGCTTGCTCCGGAAAAACACAAAGGCTTCAAAACATTTGATATtgaagagaaatacagaaataacataTGTTCCTACACAAACTTAATGTTAGTACATAGTAGAAAACCTCAAGAAATGATTAAGATTTGGACACGCTTGCAAGATCCACACTTAAATTGTTAA